In one Dama dama isolate Ldn47 chromosome 5, ASM3311817v1, whole genome shotgun sequence genomic region, the following are encoded:
- the ZMAT5 gene encoding zinc finger matrin-type protein 5, translated as MGKRYFCDYCDRSFQDNLHNRKKHLNGLQHLKAKKLWYDMFRDAAAILLDEQNKRPCRKFLLTGQCDFGSNCRFSHMSERDLQELSVQVEEERRAREWPLDVTELREVHLEDWLEKRAKRLSSAPSSRAEPVRATVFQYPVGWPPVQELPPSLRAPPPGGWPLQPSVHWG; from the exons ATGGGGAAGCGTTACTTCTGCGACTACTGTGACCGGTCCTTCCAGGACAACCTCCACAACCGCAAGAAGCACCTGAATGGCCTGCAGCACCTGAAGGCCAAGAAGCTCTGGTACGACATGTTCCGAG ACGCAGCTGCCATCTTGCTGGATGAGCAGAACAAGAGGCCCTGCCGGAAGTTTCTCCTGACAG GCCAGTGCGACTTTGGCTCCAACTGCAGATTCTCCCACATGTCAGAGCGAGACCTGCAGGAGCTGAGCGTCCAGGTGGAGG AGGAGAGGCGGGCCAGGGAATGGCCGCTGGACGTCACCGAGCTTCGTGAGGTCCACCTGGAGGACTGGCTGGAGAAGCGAGCCAAGCGGCTGAGCTCTGCCCCAAGCAGCAG GGCTGAGCCCGTGAGAGCCACCGTGTTCCAGTACCCCGTGGGCTGGCCGCCAGTCCAGGAGCTGCCTCCGTCCCTGCGGGCACCCCCACCTGGGGGGTGGCCCCTTCAGCCCAGCGTCCACTGGGGCTga
- the CABP7 gene encoding calcium-binding protein 7 — MGGRAPWCRPHGVVVSTPGEAVGARHAEPKTPGRSHHCRRPGSTAVSLACPELQGGSAVVDSWATHRLSLTRPAGSPEGEIREAFKVFDRDGNGFISKQELGTAMRSLGYMPNEVELEVIIQRLDMDGDGQVDFEEFVTLLGPKLSTSGIPEKFHGTDFDTVFWKCDMQKLTVDELKRLLYDTFCEHLSMKDIENIIMTEEESHLGTAEECPVDVETCSNQQIRQTCVRKSLICAFAIAFIISVMLIAANQVLRSGMK, encoded by the exons ATGGGAGGA CGGGCTCCGTGGTGCCGGCCACACGGGGTCGTTGTGAGCACGCCTGGAGAGGCTGTGGGAGCCCGGCACGCGGAGCCCAAGACCCCGGGGCGGTCTCATCACTGCCGCCGCCCCGGCTCCACTGCTGTGAGCTTGGCCTGCCCCGAGCTCCAGGGAGGCAGCGCTGTAGTGGACTCTTGGGCCACCCACCGACTGTCTCTGACCAGACCTGCAGGGTCTCCAGAGGGTG agaTCCGAGAGGCCTTCAAAGTCTTCGACCGCGATGGCAATGGTTTCATCTCCAAGCAGGAGCTGGGCACGGCCATGCGCTCCCTGGGCTACATGCCCAACGAGGTGGAGCTGGAGGTCATCATCCAGAGGCTGGACATGGACG GTGACGGCCAGGTGGACTTTGAGGAGTTTGTGACCCTCCTGGGACCCAAGCTTTCCACCTCGGGGATCCCGGAGAAGTTCCACGGCACTGACTTTGACACCGTCTTCTGGAAG TGCGACATGCAGAAGCTGACCGTGGACGAGCTGAAGCGACTGCTCTATGACACCTTCTGTGAGCACCTGTCCATGAAGGACATCGAGAACATCATCATGACGGAGGAGGAGAGCCACCTGGGCACGGCGGAGGAGTGCCCCGTGGACGTGGAGA CCTGCTCCAACCAGCAGATCCGCCAGACGTGCGTGCGGAAGAGCCTCATCTGCGCCTTCGCCATCGCCTTCATCATCAGCGTCATGCTCATAGCGGCCAACCAGGTGCTGCGCAGCGGCATGAAATAG